In Pyrus communis chromosome 8, drPyrComm1.1, whole genome shotgun sequence, one genomic interval encodes:
- the LOC137743385 gene encoding photosynthetic NDH subunit of lumenal location 3, chloroplastic-like produces MSRLANLKGVSETLPVIPRFPSLQTTQKKASIICFMSKKSEGLQEQPLQTTRRLALGLASIALVGNCCNGVSLAEGNGFWLDDPLPVPSAENKIANEKTGTRSFLKRGLYMANIGTKGRKFRLKKYAFDLLAMADLIAKDTLNYVRRYLRLKSTFMYFDFDRVISAAPVDEKQPLTDLANRLFDTVEKLDGAVKQRDLLQTETYYKDTTVILQEVMDRMA; encoded by the exons ATGTCTCGCCTGGCAAACTTAAAGGGAGTCTCCGAAACACTGCCGGTCATTCCAAGGTTTCCGAGCTTACAAACAACCCAAAAGAAAGCGAGCATTATTTGCTTTATGAGCAAGAAAAGTGAAGGTTTGCAGGAACAGCCACTACAAACTACAAGAAGACTTGCATTAGGCCTTGCCTCTATTGCACTTGTTGGAAACTGCTGCAATGGTGTCTCTCTTGCTGAGGGCAACGGGTTCTGGCTCGACGACCCTCTGCCTGTGCCTTCTGCTGAAAACA AAATTGCAAATGAGAAGACCGGAACGCGATCTTTTCTGAAAAGGGGACTCTACATGGCAAATATTGGAACGAAAGGGAGGAAGTTCAGGCTTAAGAAATATGCTTTTGATCTTCTGGCAATGGCGGATTTGATTGCAAAAGATACATTAAACTATGTTCGAAGGTATCTGCGGCTAAAATCCACATTCATGTACTTTGATTTCGATCGAGTAATCTCTGCAGCTCCAGTGGATGAGAAACAGCCCCTTACTGATCTTGCTAACAGATTATTTGACACGGTCGAAAAG CTTGATGGTGCCGTGAAGCAGCGCGACCTGCTTCAGACAGAAACATACTATAAAGACACAACAGTTATTCTCCAAGAGGTCATGGATCGAATGGCGTGA
- the LOC137743383 gene encoding kinesin-like protein KIN-14N, protein MVGTAQNWRVRHAFSVVNGGQDLGPSSAPASNAGSESGGIEFTREDVGALLNERPKRKDRFSLKEKCETLSEYVKRLKLCIKWFQELEESYLLEREKLENDVQVSKLQRDEMGILLKNKEEELNSIIVELRKNYASLQEKFTKEELDKMAAMESLTREREARLEIERSQKSLSDEHARVQRELSSATQKITSLNDMYKRLQEYIASLQQYNSKLHNDLSTVEEDFKRVEKEKVSMVENLSMLRGQLSVSRQTQDDAIKQRDALVNEVASLRMELQQVRGDRDQHKLQVQTLTAEYTMYKESTEKSSFELDDLRSKYTELEVRCLSQSDQIRTLKDQLMIAEEKVQMSDLSTMETRTEYEGQKKLISELQTRLADAEFKLIEGEMLRKKLHNTILELKGNIRVFCRVRPLLADEDLSPEGKVISYPTSMDALGRGIDLVQPGQKHSFTFDKVFMPEISQEDVFEDISQLVQSALDGYKVCIFAYGQTGSGKTYTMMGQPGDPDQKGLIPRSLEQIFKTRQSLQPQGWKYEMQVSMLEIYNETIRDLLAPNRSSSDMLRENGTGGKQYTIKHDANGNTLVSDLTIVDVRTAKEVSYLLERAAHSRSVGKTQMNEQSSRSHFVFTLRISGVNESTEQQVQGVLNLIDLAGSERLSKSGSTGDRLKETQAINKSLSSLSDVIFALAKKEDHVPFRNSKLTYLLQPCLGGDSKTLMFVNISPDPSSAGESLCSLRFASRVNACDIGVPRRQTNMRPPDSRISYG, encoded by the exons ATGGTGGGCACTGCGCAAAATTGGAGGGTCCGGCACGCGTTCTCGGTGGTGAACGGGGGCCAAGACTTGGGTCCGAGCAGCGCTCCGGCGAGTAATGCCGGTTCCGAGAGCGGTGGTATTGAGTTTACCAGAGAGGATGTTGGCGCATTGTTGAATGAGAGACCCAAAAGGAAGGACAGATTCAGTCTCAAG GAAAAATGTGAGACACTAAGTGAGTATGTTAAAAGGCTGAAACTTTGCATAAAGTGGTTCCAAGAGCTTGAGGAAAGCTACTTGTTAGAGCGCGAGAAGTTAGAGAATGATGTACAAGTGTCAAAGCTGCAACGTGATGAAATGG GGATCTTACTGAAAAACAAGGAAGAAGAATTGAATTCGATTATTGTGGAGCTCAGGAAAAACTATGCTTCTTTACAAGAGAAATTTACGAAAGAAGAGTTGGATAAGATG GCTGCAATGGAATCTCTCACTAGGGAAAGAGAGGCTAGACTTGAAATTGAGCGATCACAAAAATCCCTCTCGGATGAGCACGCGAGAGTTCAAAGAGAGCTTTCAAGTGCTACTCAGAAG ATAACTTCACTGAATGATATGTACAAACGATTGCAAGAATACATTGCAAGCTTGCAGCAGTACAACAGTAAACTGCACAACGACCTCTCTACAGTTGAGGAAGACTTTAAGCGTGTAGAGAAGGAAAAAGTTAGTATGGTGGAGAACCTGAGCATGTTAAGGGGTCAGCTTTCAGTGTCCAGA CAAACTCAAGATGATGCTATAAAGCAGAGGGATGCTCTGGTAAATGAAGTTGCATCCCTTAGGATGGAGTTGCAACAAGTGAGAGGTGATCGGGATCAACATAAACTCCAAGTGCAGACCCTAACAGCTGAATATACGATGTACAAAGAATCCACCGAGAAATCTAGTTTTGAGCTGGATGACCTCAGATCAAAATACACTGAACTGGAG GTAAGATGTCTGTCTCAGAGTGACCAGATAAGGACATTGAAGGACCAACTAATGATTGCAGAGGAGAAAGTACAG ATGTCCGACTTATCTACAATGGAAACAAGAACTGAATATGAAGGGCAAAAGAAACTTATTAGTGAGTTACAGACTCGCCTGGCAGATGCAGAATTCAAACTTATTGAAGGAGAAATGCTGCGTAAAAAGTTGCACAACACTATCTTG GAACTAAAAGGGAACATCCGTGTATTCTGTCGAGTGCGACCTTTGTTGGCGGATGAAGACTTAAGCCCTGAAGGGAAGGTCATCTCTTATCCAACATCAATGGATGCTCTTGGACGGGGCATTGATTTAGTGCAACCTG GGCAAAAACATTCTTTCACATTTGACAAAGTTTTTATGCCTGAAATATCACAAGAAGATGTGTTTGAAGACATTTCACAGCTTGTACAAAGTGCTCTTGATGGTTATAAG GTTTGCATTTTTGCCTATGGTCAAACAGGATCAGGGAAAACCTATACCATGATGGGTCAGCCAGGAGATCCAGACCAAAAAGGATTGATTCCTCGTTCATTAGaacaaatttttaaaaccagACAATCTCTTCAACCACAAGGTTGGAAATATGAGATGCAG GTGTCGATGTTGGAAATATATAATGAAACTATTCGTGATCTGTTAGCACCCAATCGATCATCTTCAGATATGTTGCGAGAAAATGGTACTGGTGGAAAGCAATATACAATCAAACACGATGCAAATGGGAACACTCTTGTCTCTGATCTTACCATTGTGGATGTGCGCACTGCTAAAGAGGTCTCATATCTCTTAGAACGGGCTGCACATAGCAG GTCTGTAGGCAAAACTCAAATGAACGAGCAATCTTCAAGAAGCCATTTTGTTTTCACACTACGAATATCTGGTGTTAATGAG AGCACTGAACAACAAGTACAAGGTGTCTTGAATCTTATTGATCTTGCTGGGAGTGAACGACTTTCCAAGAGTGGGTCAACGGGGGACCGACTGAAAGAAACTCAG GCCATCAACAAAAGTCTGTCATCTTTAAGCGACGTAATATTTGCCTTGGCAAAGAAGGAGGACCATGTACCATTTCggaactcaaagcttacatATCTTCTTCAG CCATGTCTAGGAGGAGACTCAAAGACATTGATGTTCGTAAACATTTCTCCCGATCCCTCCTCAGCAGGTGAATCACTCTGTTCGCTTCGCTTTGCTTCACGGGTAAACGCTTGTGATATTGGGGTTCCACGACGTCAGACCAACATGCGGCCTCCAGATTCACGTATAAGCTATGGCTGA